A window from Calliopsis andreniformis isolate RMS-2024a unplaced genomic scaffold, iyCalAndr_principal scaffold0001, whole genome shotgun sequence encodes these proteins:
- the LOC143186494 gene encoding uncharacterized protein LOC143186494, giving the protein MSEGSIAINISRTEIYTTKLFCRGYKVYDRAWGAVQMQNSLRVQDKEILSHLFEIDFLFKIQLQLRLVFHPMRPDIEWGYRSLTKRESVKIAEIQGSNGSALNFSDSNIRSFEPDLVEKGIYLSNRTTMSTPQREQALSSNLESDMEDIVSRVRGLTRLVTNLKKKGRSSFTIFLLKEKLNYATEVWRDVLERVSRLKQGIPLHHRKGIPFFDQEVLQDAEDTFHEVQDFLMSEIAQLVEAKERVELGINQRKAEGAGFDNPQIPVELPKKWRHFEDLFTAGVKNNQRLSDAQRLQYLNACLEGAALATIAEFEIADRNFSEAWDALKKRYGNPRTIITQLLETLRKLKMIKKGDLPSFQQVTVSWRQTLAALKKLGRPTEEWSDVLVILIKEKLEAALQWEWEMSLQSDTDFLSFNDMVKFLEGQERALVALEHQRCNAKAEVTPKSRIQQHNAVVENTPTSPENCVFCEQPHVVATCKKFKTLSPEQRFQYMKNNQYCINCLASTHTVTHCRTSVSCKQCNGRHHTILHFEAQKVGTSNRRSTNKPKQGKREAGRSNVPVRSPAQANVNTNSRASTSADNVASHCGATESVTGSVCLATADVRVYGKGGTSRIARALIDQGSEASFITASLVNDLRLARRKTQAMVTGLGGGKTHEITHSADIKFGSTRCTAQAFRTSAYIVPKITSYVPPSVHISDAEILSELTLADPDPASDRPIEVLIGAEVYASIIRRGFRRVNKTGPIAQETALGWILSGPIDAANSSPNPVRTLHCSVLESLDKAIRRFLEIEEVPSTLVNTKAEDECEEHFVKTVARDATGRFIVRLPFNHSNPDELLRRKLDLNQTLVKEYSEFLTEYESLNHMTRLESVDNMRLYIPHRAVIRTESATTKLRVVFNASSKTAGGRSLNDLLHVGPKLQTDITAVLTRWRLYEYVLVADIEKAFRQILVAREDRRFQCIVWRTPSTERLIAYELNTVTYGTACAPYLSMRTLLELKKQDGDRYPLAAPVLEKDVHVDDVFMAAPDKPLLERICKQTCELLQRGGFNLRKWAGNSSELLRNIPQSSHSHAVDLNLFDDSELKVLGLRWTQSGDFFYFNLQRFQPSATPITKRTLFSEIAKLYDPLGWLLPVMIRAKILMLAQWLEKIQWDEHVSAETLKMWNTFCVDWSRLNDWKLPRWIRYGADAISVELHGFCDASLAAYSAVTYLRVTTVNNEMFTSLLMAKTRVAPIKTQSNPVLELNGAVLLAELIVHVRKSLLLPIDRVVCSTDSTIALAWLKKHPSTWMVVVANRVSKIQTSLPSAEWRYVPTCSNPADLNSRGIEAADFLQSRLWMFGPGWLSGSEVEWPAMPASVETTESKRIAHAHVTTPKPEWEFLFRFQTWRKLLRVTAYCLRWRKQTRVNQRSHAGQVIETSEMCNAAERLARHIQGSHFAEEYRCLKNHRSIPVKFPLKSLNPFLDDKDVLRVGGRLENATPAWETKHPIILPKHYVSTLIIGQCHVDTLHGGLQLTLHTVRQNYWILGCRNAAKTVVNKCMRCVRWRGNPSTQLMQHLTPERCRSSRAFDNCGVDYAGPYRVRNSGGRGKTAHKAYIAVFVCYATRAVHIKLVHDYTTSAFLAALDRFVARRGIPSCIFGDNGTNFVDTHNKCGAMGIQWRFNPPSAPHFGGMHETGEKSVKHHLKCTLREFTPTGEEMQTLLCKIEASLNSRPIAPLSDDPDDYAPLTPGHSLTDH; this is encoded by the exons ATGTCTGAGG GAAGCATCGCCATAAATATTTCAAGGACAGAGATCTATACTACTAAGCTCTTT TGTAGGGGATACAAAGTCTACGATCGTGCTTGGGGCGCAGTCCAAATGCAGAATTCACTAAGAGTTCAGGACAAAGAAA ttttatcTCATTTATTTGAGATAGATTTTCTGTTTAAAATACAGTTACAATTACGACTCGtttttcatccgatgcg aCCCGACATCGAGTGggggtatcggagcctgacaaagagagagagtGTTAAAATCGCTGAaattcagggatctaacggg TCGGCCCTGAatttcagcgattctaacataaggtccttcgagccggatttgGTTGAGAAAGG CATTTACCTCTCGAACCGTACCACCATGTCCACTCCCCAAAGGGAACAGGCGCTTTCGTCCAACCTCGAGAGTGACATGGAGGATATCGTCTCGCGAGTCAGAGGCTTGACCCGACTCGTGACGAATCTGAAGAAGAAAGGACGAAGTAGTTTTACTATCTTCCTCCTGAAAGAAAAACTAAACTATGCCACGGAAGTGTGGAGGGACGTGCTCGAGCGAGTTAGTCGTCTCAAACAGGGCATTCCCCTCCATCACCGTAAAGGTATACCCTTCTTCGATCAGGAGGTGCTTCAGGACGCCGAAGACACGTTCCACGAGGTCCAGGATTTCCTAATGTCGGAAATAGCACAACTGGTCGAAGCAAAGGAACGGGTTGAGTTGGGTATTAACCAACGTAAAGCCGAGGGTGCCGGCTTTGACAACCCGCAGATTCCGGTCGAGTTGCCTAA AAAGTGGAGACACTTTGAGGATTTATTCACCGCTGGCGTGAAGAATAATCAACGGTTGTCGGACGCACAACGGTTGCAGTATTTGAACGCGTGCTTGGAAGGTGCGGCTCTCGCGACGATCGCCGAGTTTGAAATTGCGGATCGCAATTTCAGCGAGGCGTGGGACGCCCTGAAGAAACGATACGGGAACCCACGCACAATTATCACTCAGCTTCTTGAGACCTTACGGAAGctgaaaatgataaaaaaaggCGATCTACCCAGCTTCCAGCAAGTCACAGTGAGCTGGAGACAGACGCTCGCTGCGCTCAAGAAATTGGGGCGCCCTACTGAAGAGTGGAGTGACGTGCTGGTCATTCTCATAAAAGAGAAGCTGGAAGCAGCCCTGCAATGGGAGTGGGAAATGTCTCTTCAATCGGACACGGACTTCCTGTCGTTTAACGACATGGTGAAGTTCCTTGAAGGACAGGAGCGCGCGTTGGTGGCATTGGAACACCAACGATGTAACGCAAAGGCGGAAGTCACGCCAAAATCTCGCATACAGCAGCATAACGCCGTGGTCGAGAACACTCCCACTAGTCCCGAAAATTGCGTGTTTTGTGAACAGCCGCACGTAGTTGCTACGTGCAAAAAGTTCAAGACACTTTCGCCGGAACAGCGGTTTCAATACATGAAGAATAATCAGTATTGTATAAACTGCTTGGCGTCAACGCACACGGTGACACACTGTCGAACCAGCGTGTCATGTAAACAGTGTAACGGACGGCATCATACCATCCTGCACTTCGAAGCACAGAAGGTCGGCACAAGTAACCGTCGTTCGACGAACAAGCCAAAACAGGGCAAGCGGGAAGCGGGACGGAGCAACGTTCCTGTGCGCAGTCCTGCACAGGCAAATGTAAACACGAATTCTCGTGCTTCTACGTCAGCCGACAACGTTGCGTCTCACTGTGGTGCGACAGAAAGCGTAACGGGATCTGTGTGTCTTGCGACAGCTGATGTGCGAGTCTATGGAAAGGGAGGGACGTCGCGTATCGCGCGTGCACTCATTGATCAGGGATCTGAGGCCTCTTTCATAACCGCGAGTCTGGTGAATGATCTACGACTCGCGCGAAGGAAAACCCAAGCCATGGTAACCGGCTTGGGGGGCGGAAAGACCCACGAGATTACGCACAGCGCGGACATTAAATTCGGGTCAACACGGTGCACTGCACAGGCGTTCCGCACAAGTGCATACATCGTCCCGAAAATTACGTCCTACGTCCCACCGTCGGTTCACATCTCAGATGCTGAGATCTTAAGTGAACTGACGCTTGCAGATCCAGACCCTGCATCTGATCGACCTATTGAGGTGCTCATCGGTGCAGAGGTATACGCCAGTATTATTCGACGAGGATTCCGTCGAGTAAACAAAACAGGACCGATCGCACAGGAGACGGCCTTGGGCTGGATCCTGTCTGGGCCGATCGACGCAGCAAACTCTTCCCCAAATCCTGTGAGGACGCTGCACTGCAGCGTCCTTGAATCGTTGGACAAAGCGATACGGCGATTCTTGGAGATAGAGGAGGTGCCCTCGACCCTGGTGAACACCAAAGCCGAGGACGAATGCGAAGAGCACTTCGTAAAAACCGTCGCGCGAGACGCGACGGGAAGGTTTATAGTTCGGTTGCCTTTTAACCATTCGAACCCGGACGAACT GTTGAGGAGAAAACTGGACTTGAACCAAACCCTCGTGAAGGAATACAGTGAGTTTCTCACTGAATACGAGTCGTTAAATCATATGACTCGGCTCGAGTCAGTCGATAACATGCGACTCTATATCCCTCACCGAGCGGTTATTCGCACGGAGAGCGCTACGACGAAGCTGCGCGTCGTGTTTAACGCCTCCAGCAAAACAGCGGGCGGACGCTCGCTGAACGACCTCCTCCACGTAGGTCCAAAATTACAGACTGATATCACCGCCGTATTAACGAGGTGGCGTCTGTACGAATACGTGTTAGTAGCGGATATCGAGAAGGCGTTTCGACAAATTCTCGTCGCTAGAGAGGATCGTCGTTTTCAGTGCATCGTATGGCGCACCCCCTCGACCGAGCGACTTATCGCTTACGAGTTGAATACCGTTACATACGGTACGGCGTGCGCTCCGTACCTTTCGATGCGAACACTTCTCGAGCTGAAAAAACAGGACGGCGACCGGTACCCGCTCGCCGCGCCTGTCCTCGAGAAGGACGTCCACGTAGACGATGTGTTTATGGCAGCTCCCGACAAACCGTTGTTGGAGAGAATCTGTAAACAAACGTGCGAGCTCCTACAGCGAGGTGGATTTAACCTTCGCAAGTGGGCTGGAAATTCGTCAGAGTTGTTACGAAATATTCCACAGAGCTCGCACTCACACGCAGTCGATCTTAATTTGTTTGACGACTCCGAATTAAAGGTACTCGGTCTGCGATGGACTCAATCTGGAgattttttctatttcaatCTGCAACGGTTTCAACCGTCTGCAACACCGATAACAAAGCGCACTTTGTTTTCGGAGATTGCAAAACTGTACGATCCCCTCGGCTGGCTTTTGCCAGTCATGATCCGTGCGAAAATTTTGATGCTAGCCCAGTGGCTGGAGAAAATCCAGTGGGACGAGCACGTTTCCGCGGAGACGCTCAAAATGTGGAACACATTTTGTGTCGATTGGAGCAGACTGAACGATTGGAAATTACCCAGATGGATCCGATATGGAGCCGATGCAATCTCTGTGGAGCTCCATGGATTTTGTGACGCATCACTCGCTGCCTATTCCGCCGTCACCTACTTGAGGGTGACGACGGTGAACAATGAAATGTTTACATCACTTCTAATGGCAAAGACGCGAGTGGCTCCGATCAAAACGCAGTCGAACCCAGTTCTTGAATTGAACGGGGCCGTACTGCTCGCTGAGCTTATCGTGCATGTGAGAAAATCGCTCTTACTGCCGATCGATCGTGTTGTCTGTTCGACAGATTCTACGATCGCCCTCGCTTGGCTTAAAAAACACCCATCGACATGGATGGTTGTGGTAGCCAACCGCGTGTCAAAAATCCAAACGTCTCTTCCGAGCGCTGAATGGCGTTACGTTCCAACATGCTCAAACCCCGCGGATTTAAATTCGCGTGGGATAGAGGCTGCAGATTTTCTGCAGTCAAGACTGTGGATGTTTGGACCAGGGTGGCTAAGCGGATCGGAAGTGGAGTGGCCAGCGATGCCAGCTTCCGTGGAGACCACTGAAAGCAAGCGCATAGCGCATGCACATGTAACGACTCCGAAACCGGAATGGGAATTTCTGTTCCGATTTCAAACGTGGAGAAAACTGTTGCGTGTAACGGCGTATTGTCTTCGCTGGCGAAAACAAACGCGCGTCAATCAAAGGTCACACGCCGGTCAAGTAATCGAGACGTCAGAAATGTGTAACGCAGCTGAGCGCCTCGCACGCCATATACAGGGCTCGCACTTCGCAGAAGAATACCGATGCTTAAAAAATCATCGCAGTATTCCTGTGAAGTTTCCCTTGAAAAGTCTCAACCCGTTCCTCGACGATAAGGACGTCCTGCGAGTCGGTGGAAGACTGGAGAATGCGACGCCTGCATGGGAAACCAAGCACCCAATAATACTGCCTAAGCATTATGTTTCTACATTAATAATTGGGCAGTGTCACGTAGATACGTTGCATGGAGGCTTGCAGTTGACCTTGCACACTGTAAGGCAAAATTATTGGATCCTCGGCTGTCGAAATGCGGCGAAAACCGTGGTCAACAAATGCATGCGATGCGTAAGGTGGCGAGGTAACCCGTCCACGCAATTAATGCAGCATCTGACCCCGGAGCGCTGCCGCTCGTCAAGAGCATTCGACAATTGTGGAGTGGATTATGCGGGACCTTACCGTGTCCGAAACTCCGGAGGCCGAGGAAAAACAGCTCACAAAGCGTATATCGCGGTGTTCGTTTGTTACGCAACAAGGGCTGTCCATATCAAGCTCGTCCATGACTACACGACGAGCGCGTTCTTAGCCGCACTCGATCGGTTTGTTGCACGACGAGGAATCCCGTCCTGCATTTTCGGTGACAATGGAACCAATTTCGTCG ATACGCATAATAAATGCGGTGCTATGGGCATTCAGTGGCGGTTCAATCCACCCAGCGCCCCACACTTCGGTGGAATGCATGAGACCGGCGAGAAATCGGTGAAACACCATTTGAAATGCACGTTGCGCGAGTTCACACCAACGGGAGAGGAAATGCAGACGTTGCTCTGCAAGATCGAAGCGAGCCTTAACTCTCGACCGATCGCCCCCCTGAGTGACGACCCAGACGACTATGCGCCTCTTACGCCTGGTCATTCCCTGACGGACCACTAA